The nucleotide window ATTCCTTGTGAAGATGCTTTGCGGAAAGCTTTGGCGAAGTATGCAAGTGCAGTTTCGACAGCTTGCGGAACGGTACCGGAGGGTCCTGTAGCATGGGGACCAGCCAGAAAGAAGAGATTCGGGAAACCGGGGGTTGCTATTCCCATGTACGTATATGGGAAGCCCCATTGACCATCGGGTTTCCAAGATTTGTTCAAATCCTCCCCGTGCGCCTTGATAGGGAAAGGAGGAACGAGGTCTGTGTTTGCACCTGTAGCACATAGTATGGCATCAAAGTCGAAATTCTTCCCATCTACTGTCTCTATACCGGTCTGTGTGAAGCGTTTGATGGGAGTTTTGACAAGCTGCACATTGTCTTCTGTTAGTGACTCCAGGTAGCCTGGACCAGGTGTCAAGCGCCTGCAATGTGGCGAGAACGATGGTATAAGCCCATCAAGAAGTTCTGGTTTCTTTGCTGAGCGCTTTTTCATGACTTCGGTAAATTGCTCCGTTATCCCAGCGTTTTCCTCGGAACCGCGTACCATGGCGCGAAAGCCTCTCCAGTACCTGTCTTCAAGCTCTTTACGGAAATTGAGGTACGTCTGTGGATCTTGAAACGATTTTCGCTGTTCTTCGGGATAAGGCTGAGGTTCGAAAGTTCGTTCATCGCCCGCCCACGATGTTGCAATCCATGTGGGATTCCGTACAAAGTGCGTGACTTGTTTGGATACTAGCTGCAGGTTTGGGACCACCTGAATTCCGCTTGCACCATTTCCGATAACGGCGACTTTCTTGCCTCTTGGATCGAATGAAGGATCCCAATTTGATGTATGTCTCAAATGGCCTTGAAACTCGTCCAGACCCGGATAGTCGGGCAACTTCCAAGCATTGAATCGTCCGATTGCGGTGATGACAAAATCAAAGCTCTCAGTAGTCACCTTCTCTTTCTCCAGATCCTGTACCTTCAAACTCCATTGGGAACTTGCGCCATCCCATTCAGCTTCGTCTACACGATGCCGTAATTTGATGTACTTGTACACATCATGTTTCCTAGCTTGAGCTTGCCAATAGTCTCGAA belongs to Pyrenophora tritici-repentis strain M4 chromosome 10, whole genome shotgun sequence and includes:
- a CDS encoding Pyr-redox-3 multi-domain protein, with amino-acid sequence MSPNPVIPAADKVTPEAKTATSKQRVAQLTGHLTPPAEKQNVNNHPNLNIPYPVSKFQIDPNRYIDNVREIKVAVIGAGLSGISAGIILPAKVPGLKLTIFEKNSDVSGTWLENNYPGVRCDIPAHVYQSTFSPNTQWSEIFAQGAEIRDYWQAQARKHDVYKYIKLRHRVDEAEWDGASSQWSLKVQDLEKEKVTTESFDFVITAIGRFNAWKLPDYPGLDEFQGHLRHTSNWDPSFDPRGKKVAVIGNGASGIQVVPNLQLVSKQVTHFVRNPTWIATSWAGDERTFEPQPYPEEQRKSFQDPQTYLNFRKELEDRYWRGFRAMVRGSEENAGITEQFTEVMKKRSAKKPELLDGLIPSFSPHCRRLTPGPGYLESLTEDNVQLVKTPIKRFTQTGIETVDGKNFDFDAILCATGANTDLVPPFPIKAHGEDLNKSWKPDGQWGFPYTYMGIATPGFPNLFFLAGPHATGPSGTVPQAVETALAYFAKAFRKASSQGIKAMWPSKEATDDFIDYCDAFFPTTVLTDNCSSWNNGGLPGQRIHGLWPGSAAHITIVRREPRWEDWEYEREDKLNRFAYFGNGYTQAELDESRDLTAYLRPPQEVDLKDLHEKWWDLPGAQKKS